The proteins below are encoded in one region of Hyalangium gracile:
- a CDS encoding TonB-dependent receptor, with the protein MALAVCTALWAPTVLAQQSASVITGTVVDASDQKPVADVVVTATSTALQGEEIAVTDASGTYRIPQLPPGVYTLRFEKESYQPYSRTEITLRLNRTIRLNAQLLPDQFETTIELLGTPPAIDVGSTRTGLSVDTDVVRNIAVARPGSKGSAARSFESLADLAPGANADAYGISLNGTTSPENGFLVDGLSTGNPSTGTLGSPISVEFIQEVNVITGGFMPEFGRSTGGVVTAVTKSGSNEFHGTLFSNLSPGAFEGTPRPVIRAGSTITTTQKLWNLGDFGGDLGGPILKDKLWFYVGVAPSFTRRQLQRNLNTFVLDENNRPVLNENGLTRTEPIPGTTTNAFVDQRQVQYIGKLTWQAAADHTLTLSVYGAPSGSGGNGRYAFRVDDNAVEVDNLAGSYSALAHRVETNSRDLSLKLASSFLDKKLLLDATVGWHYQRDATLPSDGSGIGSTEGLAGVPQFEMLRSSRPNPDNPSGSLPHFYSINDFEQLPDPSVCDPAGTVNAVRCPVNGYFLGGPGFLQDRTVHRYQGNVVGTALLTALGHHVIKAGFDTELMTNEDVRGYSGKVFYREAVNGQTFSDFRAFGYLTGPDEVVIQPSVNPSTRALAIGGFLQDSWSVMDKVTLNAGVRYDTQTVYGTGGDVAFRLGNQLSPRIGVIYDPTHQGRSKLYASFARYYQNAVLAMVNSQFSNITRIQATRRRAAQGDGPGCDPLVQAAPYSECASDANVVPSSNANLLSPKYSQTFAINSPVDPDLEPQSSDEFVVGADYELFARATLGLQYTHRDMNAVIEDMSRNEATNYFIGNPGRGIASEFPKPVRNYDAVTLQLNKAFSDLWLVQASYTWSRLWGNYSGLFRPENLQLAPNVTSDFDLISLTENKTGLLLLDRTHSVKLYGAKEFPINGQLSLNLGMSYRGTSGAPINVTGAHYIYGPDFTFILPRGAGGRLPFVHNFDTRLTASYRLSRDMVASLSVDVFNLFNFQQYTAVDQRYTAETVDALVGGTREDLANLKVRGTTRDVIVNPNFGKPTAYQTPRSIRFGARLAF; encoded by the coding sequence TTGGCGCTCGCGGTGTGCACGGCCCTCTGGGCCCCCACCGTCCTGGCCCAGCAGAGCGCCTCCGTCATCACCGGCACCGTGGTGGACGCGAGCGACCAGAAGCCCGTGGCCGACGTGGTCGTCACCGCCACCTCCACCGCGCTGCAGGGCGAGGAGATCGCCGTCACGGACGCCAGCGGCACCTACCGCATCCCGCAGCTGCCGCCCGGCGTCTACACGCTGCGCTTCGAGAAGGAGAGCTACCAGCCCTACTCGCGCACGGAGATCACCCTGCGGCTCAACCGCACCATCCGCCTCAACGCGCAGCTCCTCCCGGATCAGTTCGAGACGACGATCGAGCTCCTCGGCACGCCGCCGGCCATCGACGTGGGCTCCACGCGCACCGGCCTGAGCGTGGACACGGACGTGGTGCGCAACATCGCCGTGGCCCGCCCCGGCTCCAAGGGCAGCGCGGCGCGCTCCTTCGAGAGCCTGGCGGATCTGGCCCCCGGCGCCAACGCGGACGCGTACGGCATCTCGCTCAACGGCACCACGTCCCCGGAGAACGGCTTCCTGGTGGACGGCCTGTCCACGGGCAACCCCTCCACCGGCACGCTCGGCTCGCCCATCTCCGTGGAGTTCATCCAGGAGGTGAACGTCATCACCGGCGGCTTCATGCCCGAGTTCGGCCGCTCCACCGGCGGCGTGGTGACGGCCGTCACCAAGTCCGGCTCCAACGAGTTCCACGGGACGCTCTTCAGCAACCTGTCCCCCGGCGCCTTCGAGGGCACGCCCCGCCCCGTCATCCGCGCCGGCAGCACCATCACCACCACCCAGAAGCTGTGGAACCTGGGTGACTTCGGCGGTGACCTGGGCGGCCCCATCCTCAAGGACAAGCTCTGGTTCTACGTGGGCGTGGCGCCCTCCTTCACCCGGCGCCAGCTCCAGCGCAACCTGAACACCTTCGTGCTGGACGAGAACAACCGGCCCGTCTTGAACGAGAACGGCCTGACGCGCACCGAGCCCATCCCCGGCACCACCACCAACGCCTTCGTGGACCAGCGCCAGGTGCAGTACATCGGCAAGCTCACCTGGCAGGCCGCCGCGGACCACACCCTCACCCTGTCCGTCTACGGCGCTCCCAGCGGCTCGGGCGGCAACGGCCGCTACGCCTTCCGCGTGGACGACAACGCCGTCGAGGTGGACAACCTGGCCGGCAGCTACTCGGCGCTCGCGCACCGGGTGGAGACGAACTCGCGGGACCTCTCCCTCAAGCTGGCCTCCTCCTTCCTGGACAAGAAGCTGCTGCTGGACGCCACCGTGGGCTGGCACTACCAGCGCGACGCCACCCTGCCCTCGGACGGCAGCGGCATCGGCAGCACGGAGGGCCTGGCCGGCGTGCCCCAGTTCGAGATGCTGCGCTCCTCGCGGCCCAACCCGGACAACCCCTCCGGCAGCCTGCCGCACTTCTACTCCATCAACGACTTCGAGCAGCTGCCGGACCCCTCCGTGTGTGATCCGGCCGGCACGGTGAACGCCGTGCGCTGCCCGGTGAACGGCTACTTCCTGGGCGGCCCCGGCTTCCTGCAGGACCGCACCGTGCACCGCTACCAGGGCAACGTGGTGGGCACCGCGCTGCTCACCGCCCTGGGCCACCACGTCATCAAGGCCGGCTTCGACACGGAGCTGATGACCAACGAGGACGTGCGCGGCTACTCGGGCAAGGTCTTCTACCGCGAGGCCGTCAACGGACAGACGTTCTCGGACTTCCGCGCCTTCGGCTACCTCACCGGGCCGGACGAGGTGGTGATCCAGCCCTCCGTCAACCCGTCCACCCGCGCGCTGGCCATCGGCGGCTTCCTGCAGGACTCGTGGAGCGTGATGGACAAGGTGACGCTCAACGCGGGCGTGCGCTACGACACGCAGACCGTCTACGGCACCGGCGGCGACGTGGCCTTCCGGCTGGGCAACCAGCTGTCGCCGCGCATCGGCGTCATCTACGATCCCACCCATCAGGGCCGGTCCAAGCTCTACGCCAGCTTCGCGCGCTACTACCAGAACGCGGTGCTGGCCATGGTGAACTCGCAGTTCTCCAACATCACCCGCATCCAGGCCACGCGCCGCCGCGCGGCCCAGGGAGATGGGCCCGGGTGCGATCCGCTCGTCCAGGCGGCGCCCTACTCCGAGTGCGCCAGCGACGCCAACGTGGTGCCCAGCAGCAACGCCAACCTGCTCAGCCCCAAGTACAGCCAGACGTTCGCCATCAACAGCCCGGTGGATCCGGACCTGGAGCCGCAGTCCTCGGATGAGTTCGTGGTGGGCGCCGACTACGAGCTCTTCGCCCGCGCCACGCTGGGCCTCCAGTACACCCACCGCGACATGAACGCCGTCATCGAGGACATGTCGCGCAACGAGGCCACCAACTACTTCATCGGCAACCCGGGCCGCGGCATCGCCTCCGAGTTCCCCAAGCCGGTGCGCAACTACGACGCCGTCACCCTGCAGCTCAACAAGGCCTTCTCGGACCTCTGGCTGGTGCAGGCCAGCTACACCTGGTCGCGCCTGTGGGGCAACTACTCGGGCCTCTTCCGCCCGGAGAACCTGCAGCTGGCGCCCAACGTCACCTCCGACTTCGATCTCATCTCGCTGACGGAGAACAAGACGGGCCTGCTGCTGCTGGACCGCACCCACTCGGTGAAGCTGTACGGCGCCAAGGAGTTCCCCATCAACGGCCAGCTCAGCCTCAACCTGGGCATGTCCTACCGGGGCACCTCCGGCGCGCCCATCAACGTGACGGGCGCCCACTACATCTATGGTCCGGACTTCACCTTCATCCTCCCGCGCGGCGCGGGGGGCCGGCTGCCCTTCGTGCACAACTTCGACACGCGCCTGACGGCCAGCTACCGGCTCAGCCGCGACATGGTGGCCAGCCTGAGCGTGGACGTGTTCAACCTCTTCAACTTCCAGCAGTACACCGCCGTGGACCAGCGCTACACCGCCGAGACGGTGGACGCCCTCGTCGGCGGCACGCGGGAGGATCTGGCCAACCTGAAGGTCCGCGGCACCACCCGCGACGTCATCGTCAACCCCAACTTCGGCAAGCCCACCGCCTACCAGACGCCTCGCAGCATCCGGTTCGGCGCTCGCCTCGCGTTCTAA
- the mrtX gene encoding myxosortase MrtX, translated as MSSALAPPTRLSAVQEVVVLWAVGFLGIIVSFVLFGGSSIPKLVATVGFLYLPLIPMRWRDEDYRDYGLTLRAWRQDVRLFLTFSLIVGPLFFAGFYLWVEVLPHLPSGLARLLSPHVGVAHFTPRLPPRFPEWVIDQLFVVALPEEFFYRGYMQTRLRDAWPHGRKVFGVRLGPAFWLTQVLFALGHLAIFQAWRLSVFFPALLFGWMRERTGTVVGAALFHAACNLFVRFLEVSFFGGA; from the coding sequence ATGAGCTCCGCCCTCGCCCCGCCCACGCGCCTGTCCGCGGTGCAGGAGGTGGTCGTCCTGTGGGCCGTGGGCTTCCTGGGCATCATCGTCTCGTTCGTGCTCTTCGGCGGCAGCAGCATCCCCAAGCTGGTGGCCACGGTGGGCTTCCTCTACCTGCCGCTCATCCCCATGCGCTGGCGGGACGAGGACTACCGCGACTACGGGCTGACGCTGCGTGCCTGGCGCCAGGACGTGCGGCTGTTCCTCACGTTCAGTCTCATCGTCGGTCCGCTGTTCTTCGCCGGCTTCTACCTCTGGGTGGAGGTGCTGCCCCACCTGCCCTCGGGGCTGGCGCGGCTCCTGTCGCCGCACGTCGGCGTGGCGCACTTCACGCCCCGGCTCCCGCCGCGCTTCCCCGAGTGGGTCATCGACCAGCTCTTCGTCGTGGCGCTGCCCGAGGAGTTCTTCTACCGGGGCTACATGCAGACGCGGCTGCGCGACGCATGGCCGCACGGACGCAAGGTGTTCGGCGTGCGGCTGGGGCCCGCCTTCTGGCTCACGCAGGTGCTCTTCGCCCTGGGCCACCTGGCCATCTTCCAGGCCTGGCGCCTGTCCGTCTTCTTCCCCGCGCTGCTGTTCGGCTGGATGCGCGAGCGCACCGGCACCGTCGTCGGCGCGGCCCTCTTCCACGCCGCGTGCAACCTCTTCGTGCGCTTCCTCGAGGTCTCCTTCTTCGGCGGCGCCTGA
- a CDS encoding MXAN_2756 family trypsin-like serine endoprotease, protein MTPRLPALLLLCVGLAAHASGPDRPTRADLQKALELHERSVVRVVAPRRSGPGVIVGSGGQVLTAVDHVSLETTEVEFGGKRLPASVVLANAYLKVAVIAAPSGTYPSVPVKVQAEGLAGQWLIGVVRGKGKRPAQPFTAVAKGAKEEPFVDLDLPFPPGSPLFDTQGRLVAVVVQRRATGCRALPLSAVKLQLASAAGSP, encoded by the coding sequence TTGACGCCTCGCCTCCCTGCCCTCCTGCTCCTCTGTGTCGGACTTGCGGCCCACGCCTCCGGCCCCGACCGGCCCACGCGCGCGGACCTGCAGAAGGCGCTCGAGCTGCATGAGCGCTCCGTGGTGCGCGTGGTCGCCCCGCGCCGCTCCGGCCCGGGCGTCATCGTCGGCTCCGGGGGCCAGGTGCTCACCGCCGTGGACCATGTCAGCCTGGAGACCACCGAGGTGGAGTTCGGCGGGAAGCGGCTGCCGGCCTCGGTGGTGCTCGCCAACGCGTACCTGAAGGTGGCCGTCATCGCCGCGCCCAGCGGCACCTACCCCTCCGTGCCGGTGAAGGTGCAGGCCGAGGGGCTCGCCGGCCAGTGGCTCATCGGCGTGGTGCGCGGCAAGGGCAAGCGGCCGGCGCAGCCGTTCACCGCCGTGGCCAAGGGCGCGAAGGAGGAGCCCTTCGTCGATCTGGATCTCCCGTTTCCCCCGGGCAGCCCGCTGTTCGACACGCAGGGCCGGCTGGTGGCCGTCGTCGTCCAGCGCCGGGCCACCGGGTGCCGGGCCCTGCCGCTGTCCGCCGTGAAGCTCCAGCTCGCCTCCGCGGCGGGGAGCCCATGA
- a CDS encoding efflux RND transporter periplasmic adaptor subunit, with product MSGKLPGRWWALASLALVGLGASPVGGAEAPSGAQADGLVGVVVATRTLDLGPKVAGRLEDLKVRLGERVAAGQVVAQLETQTLQHEHAARQAGVKAAEADVNRNIILLTQAQQRLEREKRIKDYSAAEAVETAENQVALATADVELAKARASEAQARASEAAISLENARVRAPFAGLVSEIYLYPGTQVTQTTPVIRLVSEELRLRFAVPIAQAGLLRVGSTVSARVETLGIVLTGVVDSVSPEVDQASRLLKAEARLDIPASHRGKVPSGLLALVQLGAAPATAQNSGP from the coding sequence ATGAGCGGGAAGCTTCCTGGAAGGTGGTGGGCCCTGGCGTCCCTGGCCCTGGTCGGGCTGGGCGCGTCGCCCGTGGGAGGCGCCGAGGCTCCCTCTGGCGCTCAGGCGGATGGGCTGGTGGGTGTGGTGGTGGCGACCCGCACGTTGGATTTGGGGCCCAAGGTGGCGGGCCGCCTGGAGGACCTGAAGGTCCGCCTGGGTGAGCGCGTGGCCGCCGGGCAGGTGGTGGCTCAGCTGGAGACGCAGACGCTCCAGCACGAGCACGCCGCGCGGCAGGCGGGCGTGAAGGCCGCCGAGGCGGACGTCAACCGCAACATCATCCTGCTCACCCAGGCCCAGCAGCGGCTGGAGCGCGAGAAGCGCATCAAGGACTACTCCGCCGCGGAGGCGGTGGAGACGGCCGAGAACCAGGTGGCGCTGGCCACCGCCGATGTGGAGCTCGCCAAGGCGCGCGCCTCCGAGGCCCAGGCCCGGGCGTCCGAGGCGGCCATCAGCCTGGAGAACGCGCGGGTCCGCGCGCCCTTCGCGGGGCTCGTCTCGGAGATCTACCTGTACCCGGGCACGCAGGTGACGCAGACGACGCCCGTCATCCGGCTGGTGAGCGAGGAGCTGCGGCTGCGCTTCGCCGTGCCCATCGCCCAGGCGGGGCTGCTCCGGGTGGGCTCGACGGTGTCGGCCCGGGTGGAGACGCTGGGCATCGTCCTCACGGGCGTGGTGGACAGCGTCTCTCCCGAGGTGGATCAGGCCTCGCGGCTGCTCAAGGCCGAGGCGCGCCTGGACATTCCGGCCTCGCACCGGGGCAAGGTGCCCAGCGGGCTGCTGGCCCTCGTGCAGCTGGGCGCCGCGCCCGCCACCGCGCAGAACAGCGGGCCCTGA